From Solanum lycopersicum chromosome 8, SLM_r2.1, the proteins below share one genomic window:
- the LOC101261347 gene encoding uncharacterized protein gives MAGVALLHPQHILKPHVGYRQPMRSRRNSTSNPLPNPNPNPKNNRRKRSPQKNGSANFSTSPPSSKNPHIVMGEVKILKRGQVLKETKLVTGEDLVLSTTDRLGPEPDMVPKNITIAHFYAGSGFSSSPPPSSLPVPAFFKKETQHNLHATSDLRRILRIDRSGRD, from the coding sequence ATGGCCGGAGTTGCCCTTCTTCATCCACAACATATTCTCAAACCTCATGTAGGTTATCGTCAACCTATGAGATCACGACGGAATTCAACTTCTAACCCTCTAccaaatcctaaccctaaccctaagaATAACCGAAGAAAGAGAAGTCCTCAAAAAAATGGATCTGCTAACTTCTCCACCTCTCCTCCTAGTTCTAAAAATCCACATATAGTGATGGGAGAGGTGAAAATTCTGAAGCGAGGTCAAGTGTTGAAGGAAACCAAACTTGTCACTGGTGAAGATCTGGTGTTGTCCACTACAGATCGGCTGGGTCCAGAGCCGGATATGGTGCCTAAGAACATAACGATTGCTCATTTCTATGCTGGATCGGGTTTCTCCTCTTCGCCGCCACCGAGCTCTTTGCCTGTGCCGGCTTTCTTCAAGAAGGAAACTCAACATAACCTCCACGCTACAAGCGACTTGAGGCGTATTCTTAGGATCGATCGATCTGGCCGTGATTAA